One Prinia subflava isolate CZ2003 ecotype Zambia chromosome 17, Cam_Psub_1.2, whole genome shotgun sequence DNA segment encodes these proteins:
- the INTS15 gene encoding integrator complex subunit 15: MSDIRHSLLRRDALSAAKEVLYHLDIYFSSQLQNAPLPLVDKGPTDLVEEFLFQVPKERGAPPKRLTPFQELQLLEIMCNYFQEQTKDSVRQVIFSSLFSPQGNKADDSRMALLGKLVSMAVAVCRVPVLECAAFWLQRTPAVFCVRLARALVDDYCNLVPGSIQTLRQIFTASPRFCCQFITSVTALYDLSSDDLIPPSDLLELIVSWIFEDPRLVLITFLNTPIAANLPMGFLELTPLTGLIRWCVKAPLAYKRKKKASLSNGHPPSKIAKDSASGEDRDCHQLYSKLHLSVLQVLMMLQGHLTEKNLYGRLGLVPFDHVVPLVEDINRLSDELNPLNASKEIELALDRLAQALQVAMASGALLCTRDDLRTVCSRLPHNNLLQLVISGPVQQPTHGALPPGFYPHIHTPPLGYPAHPALPAHPVQTFIPGMSFPYRPIR; encoded by the exons ATGAGCGACATCCGGCACTCGCTGCTGCGGCGGGACGCGCTGAGCGCCGCCAAGGAGGTGCTGTACCACCTGGACATCTACTTCAGCAGCCAGCTGCAGAACGCGCCGCTGCCGCTCGTGGACAAGGGCCCCACCGATCTGGTCGAGGAGTTCCTCTTCCAGGTCCCCAAGGAGCGCGGCGCGCCGCCCAAG aGACTGACCCCCTTCCAGGAACTTCAGCTCCTTGAGATCATGTGCAATTATTTCCAAGAGCAGACCAAGGACTCAGTCCGGCAGGTCATCTTCTCATCTCTCTTCAGCCCCCAAGGGAACAAAGCAGATGACAGCAGGATGGCTTTGCTGGGGAAGCTGGTTTCCATGGCAGTGGCTGTCTGCAGGGTGCCTGTGCTGGAGTGTGCTGCCTTCTGGCTGCAG CGGACCCCGGCCGTgttctgtgtgaggctggccCGAGCCCTGGTCGATGACTACTGCAACCTGGTGCCAGGCTCCATCCAGACCCTGAGGCAGATCTTCACTGCCAGCCCTCGCTTCTGCTGCCAGTTCATCACATCAGTCACAGCTCTCTACGACCTCTCTTCAG ACGACCTCATCCCCCCCTCGGATCTGCTGGAGCTGATCGTGTCCTGGATCTTCGAGGACCCTCGCCTGGTCCTCATCACCTTCCTGAACACTCCCATTGCAGCCAACCTGCCCATGGGCTTCCTGGAGCTCACCCCGCTCACCGGCCTCATCCGCTGGTGCGTCAAGGCCCCCTTGGCCTacaagaggaagaagaaagcctCTCTCTCCAATGGACACCCTCCCAGCAAAATTGCCAAGGACTCGGCCTCAGGGGAAGACAGGGATTGCCACCAGCTGTATTCCAAGCTGCATCTGAGTGTCCTGCAGGTTCTTATGATGCTCCAGGGGCATTTGACAGAGAAGAACCTTTACGGGCGCCTGGGGCTGGTACCCTTCGACCACGTGGTTCCTCTGGTGGAGGACATTAACAGACTGTCTGATGAACTCAATCCTCTCAATGCGTCCAAAGAGATTGAACTTGCTCTGGACAGGCTGGCTCAGGCTCTGCAAGTGGCCATGGCATCAGGAGCTCTCCTGTGCACCAGAG ATGACTTGAGGACTGTGTGCTCCAGGCTACCACATAACAA cctgctccagctggtGATTTCAGGCCCGGTACAGCAGCCGACGCACGGGGCGCTGCCCCCCGGCTTCTACCCGCACATCCACACGCCTCCGCTGGGCTACCCCGCGCACCCCGCGCTGCCTGCGCACCCCGTGCAGACCTTCATCCCCGGGATGAGCTTCCCGTACCGGCCCATCCGCTAG
- the LOC134559436 gene encoding deoxyribonuclease-1-like isoform X1, whose translation MAASRLVLSLLVAALLQHVATTLKIGAFNIKAFGDTKMSNQTVANIIYSILSEYDLVLVQEVRDADLSAVNKLMDQLNSAGGYQYSSLASMPLGRTSYKEQYLFIYRPDIVSVLGSYYYDDGCEPCGTDTFSREPFIVKFSSPTTPEVQEFVLVPLHSEPSSAAQEIDALYDVYTDVINKWGTKDIILLGDFNADCSYVTSSQWPSIRLRWLSACQWLIPDSADTTVADTTDCAYDRIVACGTALRQGIEPGSATVNNFKEKLHLQMKDALAVSDHFPVEVTLKAQ comes from the exons ATGGCAGCCTCGAGGCTGGTGTTGTCGCTGCTGGTcgcagctctgctgcagcacgtGGCCACCACGCTGAAGATCGGCGCCTTCAACATCAAAGCCTTTGGGGACACCAAGATGTCCAACCAGACCGTTGCAAATATCATCTACTCT ATCCTGTCGGAGTACGACCTCGTTCTGGTGCAGGAGGTCCGGGATGCCGACCTGAGTGCTGTGAATAAACTCATGGACCAGCTCAACAG tgctgggggGTACCAATACAGCTCTTTGGCCAGCATGCCTCTGGGTCGGACCAGCTACAAGGAGCAGTACCTCTTCATCTACAG GCCAGACATAGTCTCTGTGCTGGGAAGCTACTACTACGACGATGGCTGCGAACCCTGTGGGACTGATACCTTCAGCAGGGAGCCCTTCATTGTGAAGTTCTCCTCTCCCACCACAC cagaggtgcaggagTTCGTGTTGGTGCCTCTGCATTCCGAACCCAGCAGTGCCGCACAGGAGATCGATGCACTCTATGATGTCTACACCGATGTCATCAACAAGTGGGGGACTAAA gacaTAATCCTTCTGGGCGATTTCAACGCTGACTGCTCCTACGTGACCAGCTCCCAGTGGCCGTCCATCCGCCTGCGCTGGCTCAGCGCCTGCCAGTGGCTCATCCCCGACAGCGCCGACACCACCGTGGCCGACACCACCGACTGCGCCTACGACCG CATCGTCGCCTGCGGCACCGCCCTGCGCCAAGGCATTGAACCCGGCTCCGCCACCGTCAACAACTTCAAGGAGAAATTGCACCTCCAGATGAAGGAC GCTTTGGCTGTCAGCGACCATTTCCCAGTGGAGGTGACCCTGAAAGCCCAGTGA
- the LOC134559436 gene encoding deoxyribonuclease-1-like isoform X2, giving the protein MAASRLVLSLLVAALLQHVATTLKIGAFNIKAFGDTKMSNQTVANIIYSILSEYDLVLVQEVRDADLSAVNKLMDQLNSAGGYQYSSLASMPLGRTSYKEQYLFIYRPDIVSVLGSYYYDDGCEPCGTDTFSREPFIVKFSSPTTQVQEFVLVPLHSEPSSAAQEIDALYDVYTDVINKWGTKDIILLGDFNADCSYVTSSQWPSIRLRWLSACQWLIPDSADTTVADTTDCAYDRIVACGTALRQGIEPGSATVNNFKEKLHLQMKDALAVSDHFPVEVTLKAQ; this is encoded by the exons ATGGCAGCCTCGAGGCTGGTGTTGTCGCTGCTGGTcgcagctctgctgcagcacgtGGCCACCACGCTGAAGATCGGCGCCTTCAACATCAAAGCCTTTGGGGACACCAAGATGTCCAACCAGACCGTTGCAAATATCATCTACTCT ATCCTGTCGGAGTACGACCTCGTTCTGGTGCAGGAGGTCCGGGATGCCGACCTGAGTGCTGTGAATAAACTCATGGACCAGCTCAACAG tgctgggggGTACCAATACAGCTCTTTGGCCAGCATGCCTCTGGGTCGGACCAGCTACAAGGAGCAGTACCTCTTCATCTACAG GCCAGACATAGTCTCTGTGCTGGGAAGCTACTACTACGACGATGGCTGCGAACCCTGTGGGACTGATACCTTCAGCAGGGAGCCCTTCATTGTGAAGTTCTCCTCTCCCACCACAC aggtgcaggagTTCGTGTTGGTGCCTCTGCATTCCGAACCCAGCAGTGCCGCACAGGAGATCGATGCACTCTATGATGTCTACACCGATGTCATCAACAAGTGGGGGACTAAA gacaTAATCCTTCTGGGCGATTTCAACGCTGACTGCTCCTACGTGACCAGCTCCCAGTGGCCGTCCATCCGCCTGCGCTGGCTCAGCGCCTGCCAGTGGCTCATCCCCGACAGCGCCGACACCACCGTGGCCGACACCACCGACTGCGCCTACGACCG CATCGTCGCCTGCGGCACCGCCCTGCGCCAAGGCATTGAACCCGGCTCCGCCACCGTCAACAACTTCAAGGAGAAATTGCACCTCCAGATGAAGGAC GCTTTGGCTGTCAGCGACCATTTCCCAGTGGAGGTGACCCTGAAAGCCCAGTGA
- the LOC134559465 gene encoding LOW QUALITY PROTEIN: deoxyribonuclease-1-like 2 (The sequence of the model RefSeq protein was modified relative to this genomic sequence to represent the inferred CDS: deleted 1 base in 1 codon; substituted 1 base at 1 genomic stop codon) produces MGTVTLQLSLLAVALLCPATAMLRIGAFNIQAFGDTKMSNKEVAEIIINVLRRYDAVLVQEVRDSDLSAVTELMEQLNSASTSSYDYEISGPLGRENYKEMYLFIYRTDVVSVVDTYQYEDPQDVFSREPFILRVSAPSTSKWGKRWPQVVAWVAMMXHSSPLAEVKEFVLVPLHSAPHDAVAEIDALYDVYLAIINKWGTDNMMFLGDFNADCSYVQPSDWSSIRLRTSDVFKWLIPDSADTTVGKSDCAYDRIVVCGNKLKRSIVSNSAGIYNFQRDFQLDQEEALAVNDHYPVEVKLAA; encoded by the exons ATGGGGACTGTGACACTGCAATtgtccctgctggctgtggctcTCCTGTGCCCAGCCACTGCCATGCTGCGCATCGGTGCCTTCAACATCCAGGCCTTTGGTGACACCAAGATGTCCAACAAGGAAGTGGCAGAGATCATCATCAAT GTGCTGCGCCGCTACGACGCGGTGCTGGTGCAGGAGGTGCGCGACTCCGACCTCAGCGCCGTCACCGAGCTCATGGAGCAGCTCAACAG TGCATCCACATCCTCATACGACTACGAGATCAGTGGCCCCCTGGGACGGGAGAACTACAAGGAGATGTACCTGTTTATCTATAG GACAGATGTTGTGTCTGTGGTGGACACCTACCAATATGAAGACCCTCAGGATGTCTTCAGCCGGGAGCCATTCATCCTGAGGGTCTCAGCACCCAGCACCAGTAAGTGGGGGAAGAGGTGGCCACAGGTTGTGGCATGGGTGGCCATGATG TGACATTCCTCTCCCCTGGCAGAGGTGAAGGAGTTTGTGCTGGTGCCCCTGCACTCAGCCCCACACGATGCTGTCGCTGAGATTGATGCACTCTACGACGTCTACCTGGCCATCATCAACAAGTGGGGGACTGAT AACATGATGTTCCTGGGGGACTTCAATGCCGACTGCTCCTACGTCCAGCCCAGCGACTGGTCATCCATCCGCCTGCGCACCAGCGACGTCTTCAAGTGGCTGATCCCCGACAGCGCCGACACCACCGTGGGCAAGTCAGACTGTGCCTATGACAG GATCGTGGTGTGTGGGAACAAGCTGAAGAGAAGCATCGTGTCCAACTCAGCGGGTATCTACAATTTCCAGCGTGATTTCCAGTTGGACCAGGAGGAG GCCCTGGCAGTCAATGACCACTACCCAGTCGAGGTGAAGCTGGCGGcctga
- the ECI1 gene encoding enoyl-CoA delta isomerase 1, mitochondrial codes for MAAAVLARRIGSSGALPLCRRFPAWDRAARPPPSPPQPPGAPLAPCRSFSNSKIQVELDESSGVAMMKFKSPPVNSLSLEFLTEFSISLEKLENDRACRGVIITSAVPKIFSSGLDITEMCGKNVEHYTAFWRAVQEMWLRLYGSSMVTVAAVNGSSPAGGCLIALSCDYRIMAENPKFSIGLNEAQLGIVAPFWFKDTFVNVVGHRVAERSLQLGSLHPAPEAHRLGLVDELVPEEKLMEKAAAVMAQWLALPDHARQLTKTMMRKAVLDRLVAHREEDIKNFITFVSKESIQKSLRMYMEMLKKRKS; via the exons ATGGCGGCCGCGGTGCTCGCCCGCCGGATCGGCAGCTCAG GTGCGCTGCCGCTGTGCCGCCGCTTCCCAGCGTGGGACAGGGCTGCCCGGCCGCCGCCCagccccccgcagccccccggggcCCCGCTCGCCCCGTGCCGCTCCTTCAGCAACAGCAAGATCCAAGTGGAGCTGGACGAGAGCTCAG GCGTTGCCATGATGAAGTTCAAGAGTCCCCCAGTCAACAGCCTTAGCCTGGAGTTCCTCACAGAGTTTTCcatcagcctggagaagctggagaatGACCGGGCGTGCCGGGGTGTGATCATCACCTCT GCTGTCCCCAAAATATTCTCATCTGGCCTGGACATCACGGAGATGTGTGGAAAGAACGTGGAGCACTACACGGCCTTCTGGAGAGCCGTGCAGGAGATGTGGCTGCGGCTCTACGGCTCCAGCATGGTGACAGTGGCTGCAGTCAAT GGGTCCAGCCCGGCTGGGGGCTGCCTTATCGCCCTGTCGTGTGACTACAGGATCATGGCAGAGAACCCCAAATTCAGCATCGGCCTGAACGAAGCCCAGCTGGGCATTGTGGCTCCCTTCTG GTTTAAGGACACCTTTGTGAATGTTGTGGGGCACCGAGTGGCCGAGCGCTCCCTCCAGCTGGGCTCCCTCCACCCTGCACCTGAGGCCCACAGGCTGGGCCTCGTGGACGAGCTGGTGCCAGAGGAGAAGCTCATGGAGAAGGCTGCAGCTGTCATGGCACAGTGGCTGGCGCTTCCTG acCACGCCCGCCAGCTCACCAAGACCATGATGAGGAAGGCGGTGTTGGACCGCCTGGTAGCTCACCGGGAGGAAGACATCAAGAACTTCATCACCTTTGTCTCAAAAGAGTCCATCCAGAAGTCCCTTCGCATGTACATGGAGATgctgaagaagaggaagagctgA
- the PTX4 gene encoding pentraxin-4 isoform X1: protein MAARPVPAALHPASCPGSLIHFSPPQSRISPAQSPGALGRGQTPPQSAGPGPRRREPQCWAVPAMAADLITVKAARGDTAGAGPALQKASGSGMAGLALPVCLILAAALQGGLSRAPGPLARPGPLLLRLRRLEEQFLRLQEVTLNHLQSIASNYNVSYNIDERFQALAEQAEAAGAARAALGAELARVASAGRRLRRRLKRLEGTVGALGPPHGLLTPLPSAPVEAGTEPQGLPDTARSRGGQQEQQPPSQAARSAPGPHRPKARRWQQHRQEEGHRLPADAGPGGAPGEDEESPRDAAPGPQAVAPLLPTVTAVPREQPPGPQQPGEGRYGPPAPVPTSPACRTGAVLLFPNTSAEPGAVLELGPHRGLRAMSLCAWLATPAPRLGSLLSYAAEDGRSELAVHGHAGDRPGSARFVVGDGQFRELPVVPLLDGKWHHLCLTWSSGQGQYRFYVDRRLLAAGSGFQRGHEIPAGGSLVLGWGQDRPNVDFGIAEAFVGHLASFALWRRALLPGEVARMATGRGMPRGPLLTLADASLQGGVRRVACPCLQRCL from the exons ATGGCTGCCcggcctgtccctgctgccctgcatcCAGCCAGTTGCCCAGGGTCCCTCATACACTTTTCCCCACCTCAGAGCCGAATATCCCCGGCACAGAGCCCCGGAGCTCTGGGCCGGGGCCAGACGCCCCCGCAGAGTGCTGGCCCGGGGCCTCGGCGCCGGGAGCCCCAGTGCTGGGCCGTGCCAGCGATGGCTGCGGATCTCATCACGGTGAAGGCTGCCCGGGGGGACACCGCGGGGGCAGGGCCGGCCTTGCAGAAAGCGTCCGGCAGCGGGATGgcggggctggcactgcccgtCTGCCTGATCCTCGCTGCCGCCCTGCAGGGCGGCCTGAGCCGGGCACCGGGGCCCCtggcccgccccggccccctGCTCCTGCGGCTGCGGCgcctggaggagcag TTTCTCCGGCTCCAGGAGGTGACCCTGAACCATCTCCAGAGCATCGCCAGCAACTACAACGTCTCCTACAACATCGATGAACGTTTCCAGGCGCTGGCGGAGCAGGCGGAggcggccggcgctgcccgggccgcCCTGGGTGCCGAGCTGGCCCGCGTGGCCAGCGCTGGCCGGCGGCTGCGCCGCAGGCTGAAGAGGCTGGAGGGGACGGTGGGTGCCCTGGGCCCACCACACGGCCTGCTCACCCCCCTGCCGTCCGCACCGGTGGAGGCTGGCACCGAACCGCAGGGTCTGCCAGACACGGCCCGGAGCCGGGGcggccagcaggagcagcagcccccgaGCCAGGCTGCCCGCAGCGCCCCCGGCCCGCACCGCCCGAAGGCGAGGcgctggcagcagcaccggcAGGAGGAAGGGCACCGGCTGCCGGCTGATGCCGGGCCCGGGGGAGCGCCcggggaggatgaggagagcCCTCGTGATGCAGCACCAGGACCCCAGGCCGTGGCACCGCTGCTCCCCACCGTGACTGCGGtgccccgggagcagcccccaggcccccagcagccgggggagggtAGGTACGGACCCCCCGCCCCTGTGCCCACCTCCCCCGCCTGTCGCACCGGTGCCGTCCTCCTCTTCCCCAACACCTCCGCTGAGCCCGGGGCCGTCCTGGAGCTGGGGCCACACCGGGGGCTGCGGGCGATGTCACTCTGTGCCTGGCTGGCCACCCCAGCGCCGCGCCTCGGTTCTCTCCTCTCCTACGCCGCCGAGGACGGGCGCAGCGAGCTGGCCGTGCATGGCCACGCCGGGGATCGCCCTGGCTCTGCGCGCTTCGTCGTGGGGGACGGGCAATTTCGGGAGCTGCCGGTGGTGCCGCTCCTGGATGGCAAATGGCACCACCTGTGCCTCACCTGGTCCTCCGGCCAGGGCCAGTACCGCTTCTACGTGGACAGGAGGCTGCTGGCTGCCGGCTCCGGCTTCCAGCGGGGCCACGAAATTCCCGCTGGTGGCTcgctggtgctgggctgggggcaggacCGCCCCAACGTGGACTTCGGCATTGCAGAAGCTTTTGTGGGACACCTGGCTAGCTTCGCTCTCTGGAGACGGGCTctcctgcccggggaggtggccAGAATGGCCACCGGGCGGGGGATGCCCCGTGGCCCCCTCCTCACGCTGGCCGATGCCTCCCTGCAGGGCGGGGTGCGGAGGGTGGCGTGTCCCTGCCTCCAGCGCTGCCTTTGA
- the PTX4 gene encoding pentraxin-4 isoform X2, whose amino-acid sequence MAADLITVKAARGDTAGAGPALQKASGSGMAGLALPVCLILAAALQGGLSRAPGPLARPGPLLLRLRRLEEQFLRLQEVTLNHLQSIASNYNVSYNIDERFQALAEQAEAAGAARAALGAELARVASAGRRLRRRLKRLEGTVGALGPPHGLLTPLPSAPVEAGTEPQGLPDTARSRGGQQEQQPPSQAARSAPGPHRPKARRWQQHRQEEGHRLPADAGPGGAPGEDEESPRDAAPGPQAVAPLLPTVTAVPREQPPGPQQPGEGRYGPPAPVPTSPACRTGAVLLFPNTSAEPGAVLELGPHRGLRAMSLCAWLATPAPRLGSLLSYAAEDGRSELAVHGHAGDRPGSARFVVGDGQFRELPVVPLLDGKWHHLCLTWSSGQGQYRFYVDRRLLAAGSGFQRGHEIPAGGSLVLGWGQDRPNVDFGIAEAFVGHLASFALWRRALLPGEVARMATGRGMPRGPLLTLADASLQGGVRRVACPCLQRCL is encoded by the exons ATGGCTGCGGATCTCATCACGGTGAAGGCTGCCCGGGGGGACACCGCGGGGGCAGGGCCGGCCTTGCAGAAAGCGTCCGGCAGCGGGATGgcggggctggcactgcccgtCTGCCTGATCCTCGCTGCCGCCCTGCAGGGCGGCCTGAGCCGGGCACCGGGGCCCCtggcccgccccggccccctGCTCCTGCGGCTGCGGCgcctggaggagcag TTTCTCCGGCTCCAGGAGGTGACCCTGAACCATCTCCAGAGCATCGCCAGCAACTACAACGTCTCCTACAACATCGATGAACGTTTCCAGGCGCTGGCGGAGCAGGCGGAggcggccggcgctgcccgggccgcCCTGGGTGCCGAGCTGGCCCGCGTGGCCAGCGCTGGCCGGCGGCTGCGCCGCAGGCTGAAGAGGCTGGAGGGGACGGTGGGTGCCCTGGGCCCACCACACGGCCTGCTCACCCCCCTGCCGTCCGCACCGGTGGAGGCTGGCACCGAACCGCAGGGTCTGCCAGACACGGCCCGGAGCCGGGGcggccagcaggagcagcagcccccgaGCCAGGCTGCCCGCAGCGCCCCCGGCCCGCACCGCCCGAAGGCGAGGcgctggcagcagcaccggcAGGAGGAAGGGCACCGGCTGCCGGCTGATGCCGGGCCCGGGGGAGCGCCcggggaggatgaggagagcCCTCGTGATGCAGCACCAGGACCCCAGGCCGTGGCACCGCTGCTCCCCACCGTGACTGCGGtgccccgggagcagcccccaggcccccagcagccgggggagggtAGGTACGGACCCCCCGCCCCTGTGCCCACCTCCCCCGCCTGTCGCACCGGTGCCGTCCTCCTCTTCCCCAACACCTCCGCTGAGCCCGGGGCCGTCCTGGAGCTGGGGCCACACCGGGGGCTGCGGGCGATGTCACTCTGTGCCTGGCTGGCCACCCCAGCGCCGCGCCTCGGTTCTCTCCTCTCCTACGCCGCCGAGGACGGGCGCAGCGAGCTGGCCGTGCATGGCCACGCCGGGGATCGCCCTGGCTCTGCGCGCTTCGTCGTGGGGGACGGGCAATTTCGGGAGCTGCCGGTGGTGCCGCTCCTGGATGGCAAATGGCACCACCTGTGCCTCACCTGGTCCTCCGGCCAGGGCCAGTACCGCTTCTACGTGGACAGGAGGCTGCTGGCTGCCGGCTCCGGCTTCCAGCGGGGCCACGAAATTCCCGCTGGTGGCTcgctggtgctgggctgggggcaggacCGCCCCAACGTGGACTTCGGCATTGCAGAAGCTTTTGTGGGACACCTGGCTAGCTTCGCTCTCTGGAGACGGGCTctcctgcccggggaggtggccAGAATGGCCACCGGGCGGGGGATGCCCCGTGGCCCCCTCCTCACGCTGGCCGATGCCTCCCTGCAGGGCGGGGTGCGGAGGGTGGCGTGTCCCTGCCTCCAGCGCTGCCTTTGA